Genomic DNA from Desulfurivibrio alkaliphilus AHT 2:
CGGACCTTGTTCAGCGACTTCAGGGCCGCGTCGGCGATGGCAATGGCCTGCTGGGCGCCTTCCTGGCTGGTTACATCAACGTCGGAGAGGCGGGCCAGGACGGTGTCGCCCATCTCGCCGGCGGCCACGTCGGCAAGTACACCGGAGGGCGCCAGGGTGGAGTGGGCGGTGATCACCGAATCGGCAGCGAGGCTGATATTGCGCTCGATGGTCAGCTTGTCGGCGCCGACCACGAAGTCGTTGTCCAGCACGGTACCGGCGGCGGCTACCAGTTCGCCACCGTCATAGAGATCGAAGGTCATGGTGGTGCCGGCCTTGATCACCGAACCGGTGTTGAGTTCCGAGCCCTTGGCCACGATCATGCCGTCGCCCCGTACCTGGGCATCGGAGAGCAGGGTGGCAGTGCCGCCCAGGGTGGAGCCGTCGGCAATCTCCGAGTCGGTGTTGAGCCGCGAACCCTGCGCCAGGGTCATCTGCTCGCCCTGGGCCGCCAGGGTGTACGCCCCGTCTTCCAGGGTGAAGGAGTTGGCCAGAGTCAGGGTGGAGCCGGCCGCAACATCAGAGTTGGTGGTATCAGACGCCAAGGTGAAGTTGGGGCCCACCACCGCGTCGGAAGCGAGGACAAACTGGTCGTCGTCGTCGTCAAATTCCGAGCCGGCGCCCATGATGGTGCCGGTCGCAAGTTCCGAGCCAGCAACGATATCCATGGACGCACCGTCAACCTCCAGCCTGGAAAGCTCCAATGCGCTGCTTTCAATTACGCTGTCGGTATGGAGGACGCTGCCAACTGCCAACTTCAGTGTTACATCATCAAGGGTGGTCATATTGCTGCCGACTACCACCTCGTTGGCGAAGTCGTGTTCGACAGCAACAGCACCAGCGCCAGCTGCTGCAGTTATCTCCAAGTTCTCGGTCAACTGATAGCTGCCATCGCTCAGCACGGTGTAGGCACCCCCGGTATAGCTGGCATTAGCATCACCACCAGTTGCAGCGTCAACCGCAGCCAACAAACCTTCATAATCCTGCTGGCTGAAAATGGTGCCCGAGGTAAAGGTGATACCACTTCCATCAGCGTCAACGGTCAAATCACTACCAACCTCCAACACCGAACCGGCGCCGATCACATCATCATCCCCGGTCGCATCGACCGTTGCCGAGAGGGTGGCCTTGCCGAAAATATCCGTATTGGCGGCCAAATCGATCTTACCGATCAACACGGAGCCGCTGCCGGCGGTGATAACGCCTGTCGTGCCGTCGATCTCTTCAATGGTAATGGCGCTGGTCAGATCGGAACCATCCCCGATCACCGTGCCCGCTTTCAAGACCGAACCGGCGGCCAGCACCAGGTCTGTCGCGGCGACATCCGTATCCAGCATATATCCATTGGCGAACTCCACCGAAATCTGGGAATTGGCGGCAATCCGCGAACCGGCCGCCAACTCCGAGTTGGTGTTCAGCAACATCCCGTCTTCTTCGTTGACATTGAGGGTATCCACCCGCAGGTTACCCACCACCGAAACCAGATCGCCGTCCAGATCGTTGCGGTCATAGACCATGATCTCGGCCGCGCCCATCTGGGTAAGCTGAATATGACCCAGGGTGGACATATCTTCGGTACCGCCCAATACACCACGGGTAGCATCATCGGCGGTCACCGAAATGGCCCGGCCGTCCATGGAGGTCAGGGTCATCTTACCTTCAAAGTCAACGGAGGCGAAAACGCCGTGCTGGTTGCTTTTCTGGTTAATGGCCGCCACCAAGGCGCCGTCGGCGTCATTTTCCTGCACGGAGATGGAACCGATATTGACCCCGTTGATGGAAAACACGCCGGTCTGACCTTTTTCGATATTCTCGTCGGTAGTGGTGCGCACCACGGCGTTGGCGGTGATACCCAACTGGTCGCTGAGCTTGTTGATCTCATCGGCCACCGCGCCCAGGGAGTTCTCCCGGCTGTTGTCGTAACGCACATCCACGGTGTTGAGGTTGTAGGTGCGGTTCTCGATGCTGGAATAAAGCGACAGCGAAGAGGTACCAGCTTCGGAAAAGTTCAACTGGGACGAGGTAACATGGCCGATCTTGGTGGATTCGCTGGAGGCGATGGAAAAGTTTACCGTCTCCTGGGCGTAGGCACCGATCTGGAAGGCCTTGTTGGTGAAGGCGCCGCTAAGCAGCTTCTGGTTGTTGAAGGCGGTGGTCCGGGCGATGTTGTCGAGCTGTTCCATCAGCCGGTTGACATCGGCCTGGATGGCGGCCCGGGATTCCTGGGTCTGGCCGTCCTGGGCGGCCTGGATGGCTTTGGTCTTAATGGTGTTGACGATGTTGATGGATTCCTCCAGGGCACCATCGGCGGTCTGCACCATGGCGATACCGTCGTTGGCGTTCCGGATGGCCTGGCCCAAACCCAGAGACTGGGAACGCAGAGAGTCGGCAATGGCCATGCCGGAGGCGTCGTCGGCGGCGCGGTTGATGCGCAGACCCGAGGAGAGACGCTCCAGCGAGGTGTTGAGGTTGCCGCTGGTCTTCTGCATGTTGTTGTGGGCGTTCATTGCCGCGATGTTGGTGTTGATTTTCAAGCTCATGGTTTAATCCTCCGTCCATGTGTGGTTGATTGTGAGGGAATCCTTTCCCCCGCTTTGATCTGATTGTTTGGTTTTCGTTTTTTTCTCACTTGCGTAGCGCGCCCCATCACCTCCTTTTACCGCGCTTTATAGTGGATATTCCTACCGTTCAGGCCCGGCGCAGGCGTCTTGGCCCGACGGGGCCGACTCTTGGGTTTCAAAGGACGTATCGGCGGCCGGGGAGGATTCTTGAATGTTTTTTGCGATGTTGAACCGGTTTCGACTTGGCGCCTGGTCCTTAATATGGCATAGTGCAAAAAAACCAACAAACCATATTAAGAACCGGTGGCAGTTATGGTGTATTTGGACCCAAAAACAACAAACCGTCTTGACGAGAAATTATTACGGTTGAATTCATATCGACCGCTCCCCAAGGCTGCTGTTCGAAAGCTCAAGGAGAAGTTCGGCTTGGAAATGACCTACAATTCCAATGCCATCGAGGGGAACAGCCTGACCCTCAAAGAAACCTTCTGGGTAATAAGCGAAGGCCTGACGATCAAAGGCAAGCCACTCAAGGACCATCTTGAGGCGAAAAGTCACGCTGAGGCCCTGGAGTATTTATACGAAGCGGTGGACAAGAACAGGCGCGCCACGTTTTCCGAGCGACTGATCAGGGAATTCAACCAGATTGTGATGCGCGACCTCGATAGAGAATGGGCCGGCCGGTACCGAAACAGCAATGTAATCATAGGCGGGGCCGATCATCTGCCGCCCGAAGCAGTGGAGGTTCCCCGGTTGATGCGGGAGCTTGTAGATTGGGTGCGGCAAGACAGGAAAAGCCTGCACCCGGTTGAGCTGGCGGCCTTGTTGCACCACCGGCTTGCCCACATTCATCCTTTTTTTGACGGCAACGGCCGGACCTCCAGGCTCGCCATGAATGTTGTCTTGATCCAGGCCGGCTTTCCATTGGCGGTTGTCCTGAAAACCGATCGAAAAAAGTACTACCGGACCCTGGGCGAGGCCGACCGGGGTAACCATGGCCCCTTCGTACGCTTCATTGCCCAGGCGGTGCTTCGATCACTCGATATCTATCTTAAAGTGCTCACACCGGACCAGAGGGCCAGAGAACATTTCATCCCCTTAGCCGAGCTTGCCAAGCGCTCATCGTTTTCTTCCAAGTATCTCAATCTTTTGGCCCGCGCCGGCAAGCTTGAAGCCCACAAGGAGGGGCGCAACTGGCTGTCGTCGGAAGAGGCGCTCAAGAGGTATCTGGACGGCAGAGAGAGAAAGCGGAGAAAAATTGGAGTCTGACCCCAAAAATCGATGGGCGGAGCCTCGCGGATTTTCCGCAACGTGGATTAAATTGTCCTGTCCGCCTCTAAAAAGTTTTTATTTCGCCTTCCACCATGCCCAAAGGGACCACCGAAATCCTGTCGTGAACCGGATAACTGTGCGCTCCCGGATACACCACCCAGAGGTGGGCCAAGTTCAGGTCAACCAAGGCACTGTGCATGGACTTGGTGATTTTGGGTGCCTCGCTGAACTTAAATTCCACCCCGTAGCGTTTGCCCCCGGCGAAGATAAGCAGGTCCAGCTCCGCGCCGGCATGGGTGGCCCAGAACCAGGCCTGATCCGGGCCAACCAGAGTCAGCACCTGCTCCAGAGCAAATCCTTCCCAGGAGGCGCCAAGGCGGGGGTGCCCCAACAGCGCGGAAAGATCGTCGATACTGAGCAGGCTGTGCAACAGGCCGGAGTCACGAAGAAAAATTTTGGGGGCTTTTACTTGGCGCTTGCCGATGTTTTCGTGCCAGGGCTGCAGTTGCCTGACCATGTAGGTGCCGGTAAGGATATCCAGATAGGCGCGCACGGTTTTGTCGCTAAGCCCCATGGAGCGCCCCAACTCGGAGGCGTTCCAGGTCTGGCCGTGCAGGTGGGCCAGCATGGTCCAGAAACGGCGCATGGCCGCTGCCGGAATAGAGATGCCCAACTGGGGAATATCGCGCTCAAGAAAGGTGCGGATAAAGCCTTCCCGCCAGGCCAGGCTATCCGCTTCCGAGGCGGCCAGAAAAGAGCGGGGAAAGCCGCCGCGCAACCAAAGGCGCTCCTCCTGCCCATGGGGGATCTCGGCCAAATCGAAGCCGGCCAGATCAACGAATTCGATCCGACCGGCCAGGGTTTCGGAAACCCCTTTAATAATCTGCGGGGAGGCGCTGCCCAGGATGAGGTAGCGAGCCCCATTGTCCGGCCGATCAACCAGCACCCGCAAGGAGTTGAAAAGTTCCGGCACAATTTGAATTTCGTCCAAGATGACCAGCCCGGACAGCGGCCCCAGCATCAACTCCGGGTTTTGCAGCCGCCGCCGATCCGCTTCCGATTCCAAGTCGAAGTAGTGGGCGGAATAGCTTTGGGCCATCATCCGGGCCAAAGTGGTCTTGCCGCACTGCCTGGGGCCAAGCAGGGCGCAGACCGGAGATCGTTCAATGGCGACGCTGATGGCCTTCCTATAGCGATGGCGGGGGATCATCAGGACCTTCTAACATTGAAAACTCGGATTTGCAACCCGAATTTTCAATGTTCTACCGTTAGAGAGTTTTCACGTTGACACCCGTAGTATTTAAAGGTAGTGTTTAAATACTATGGCAAAAAAGCGCGCTTTGAGTGAAAAGATCGACCGGTTGCTGGCCATGTTTCCGGTTGTTGCCGTTATCGGGCCCCGCCAGTGCGGCAAGTCCACCCTGGTGCAGGATATTCGCCCCGACTGGAAATATTACGATCTTGAACGGCCGGACGATTATCAACTTATCACTTCCGACCCGCTGGGTTTTTTCAGCCGCCAGACGGAAAAAACCATTATTGACGAAGCCCAGCAGTTTCCCGACCTGTTCAAAGTCCTGCGGGGCGTGATCGACCAAGACCGGGAAGAGGCAGGCAGGTTCATCCTCACCGGCTCAAGTTCTCCGGAGATTGTCAAAGGGCTTGCAGAGAGCCTGGCCGGGCGGATTGCCACCGTTGAACTATGGCCCTTTAAAGGCAGCGAACTGCATGAAAGGCCGCTGGCGCCGATTTACCACCTTCTGACGCAAAAGGGGCCGGACCTCCAGGCGTTGGCGAACCTGCAGCCGGTGCTGAGTCGGCAGGAAGTCGATGATCAATGGCTGTTGGGGGGATACCCGGAGCCGAGAATCAAAGGCGCCAATATCCCGGACTTCCACGGCCTCTGGATGGATGAGTATTTTTCCGACTACATCAGAAGGGACATCGGCCAACTTTTTCCCAGAATCAACCGTCACACTTTTCGTCTGTTTATCCAAAGCCTCTCTTTTCAGTCCGGCAATATCCTGAACCGGTCGGAAATTGCCAGGGCCCTGGAGATAAGCTCCGTCACCGTTAAAGAATACCTGGATATTCTACACAACACCTTTATCTGGCGTAATTTACCCAGTTACGAGAAAAACCGGCTGAAAAAAGTCCAGAAGATGCCCAAGGGGTTTTTTCGGGACCAGGGCATCCTTCATCATTTGTTGAAAATCCACGACCTGGACTCCCTGCTTGTCCACCCCGCCGCCGGCAACTCCTTCGAGGCTTTCGTGATCGAAGAGATCGTCCGGGGATTTCAGTGCACCTTAACCCCGGGGCTGGAGTTTCATTTCTACCGGACAAGGGATAAAGCGGAGATCGACCTGATCATCGACGGCCCCTTCGGCATAATCCCCATCGAAGTAAAACTCGGCCACCAGATTAACCGGAGAAGCCTGACCGCCTTGAGAAACTTTTTGGCGGATACCGGCGCCGATATCGGTATTGTGGTTAACAATTCAGAGAAAATAGAGTTTTTGGCGGACAATATTCTGCAGATCCCCGCCCGCTATTTTTAAATATAAAGACGCTTGACAATACTATCTCGTGTCGTTAGCATGAATCATGCCGATAAAATCGTTCAAATGTCCTGATACGCAATGTCTTTTCGCTGGTCAACGGGTCAAGCGGTTCGTGAATATCGAGTCTGTTGCGATGCGTAAACTGGCAATGCTGAACCGGGCGGTTACACTTGACGATCTGCGGGTGCCGCCAGGCAATCGCTTAGAAGCACTGAAAGG
This window encodes:
- a CDS encoding ATP-binding protein, which produces MIPRHRYRKAISVAIERSPVCALLGPRQCGKTTLARMMAQSYSAHYFDLESEADRRRLQNPELMLGPLSGLVILDEIQIVPELFNSLRVLVDRPDNGARYLILGSASPQIIKGVSETLAGRIEFVDLAGFDLAEIPHGQEERLWLRGGFPRSFLAASEADSLAWREGFIRTFLERDIPQLGISIPAAAMRRFWTMLAHLHGQTWNASELGRSMGLSDKTVRAYLDILTGTYMVRQLQPWHENIGKRQVKAPKIFLRDSGLLHSLLSIDDLSALLGHPRLGASWEGFALEQVLTLVGPDQAWFWATHAGAELDLLIFAGGKRYGVEFKFSEAPKITKSMHSALVDLNLAHLWVVYPGAHSYPVHDRISVVPLGMVEGEIKTF
- a CDS encoding type II toxin-antitoxin system RelE/ParE family toxin, giving the protein MPIKSFKCPDTQCLFAGQRVKRFVNIESVAMRKLAMLNRAVTLDDLRVPPGNRLEALKGNRTGQHSVRVNGQIRICFVWTPEGPASVEIVDYH
- a CDS encoding ATP-binding protein; the protein is MAKKRALSEKIDRLLAMFPVVAVIGPRQCGKSTLVQDIRPDWKYYDLERPDDYQLITSDPLGFFSRQTEKTIIDEAQQFPDLFKVLRGVIDQDREEAGRFILTGSSSPEIVKGLAESLAGRIATVELWPFKGSELHERPLAPIYHLLTQKGPDLQALANLQPVLSRQEVDDQWLLGGYPEPRIKGANIPDFHGLWMDEYFSDYIRRDIGQLFPRINRHTFRLFIQSLSFQSGNILNRSEIARALEISSVTVKEYLDILHNTFIWRNLPSYEKNRLKKVQKMPKGFFRDQGILHHLLKIHDLDSLLVHPAAGNSFEAFVIEEIVRGFQCTLTPGLEFHFYRTRDKAEIDLIIDGPFGIIPIEVKLGHQINRRSLTALRNFLADTGADIGIVVNNSEKIEFLADNILQIPARYF
- a CDS encoding Fic family protein, encoding MVYLDPKTTNRLDEKLLRLNSYRPLPKAAVRKLKEKFGLEMTYNSNAIEGNSLTLKETFWVISEGLTIKGKPLKDHLEAKSHAEALEYLYEAVDKNRRATFSERLIREFNQIVMRDLDREWAGRYRNSNVIIGGADHLPPEAVEVPRLMRELVDWVRQDRKSLHPVELAALLHHRLAHIHPFFDGNGRTSRLAMNVVLIQAGFPLAVVLKTDRKKYYRTLGEADRGNHGPFVRFIAQAVLRSLDIYLKVLTPDQRAREHFIPLAELAKRSSFSSKYLNLLARAGKLEAHKEGRNWLSSEEALKRYLDGRERKRRKIGV
- a CDS encoding flagellin — translated: MSLKINTNIAAMNAHNNMQKTSGNLNTSLERLSSGLRINRAADDASGMAIADSLRSQSLGLGQAIRNANDGIAMVQTADGALEESINIVNTIKTKAIQAAQDGQTQESRAAIQADVNRLMEQLDNIARTTAFNNQKLLSGAFTNKAFQIGAYAQETVNFSIASSESTKIGHVTSSQLNFSEAGTSSLSLYSSIENRTYNLNTVDVRYDNSRENSLGAVADEINKLSDQLGITANAVVRTTTDENIEKGQTGVFSINGVNIGSISVQENDADGALVAAINQKSNQHGVFASVDFEGKMTLTSMDGRAISVTADDATRGVLGGTEDMSTLGHIQLTQMGAAEIMVYDRNDLDGDLVSVVGNLRVDTLNVNEEDGMLLNTNSELAAGSRIAANSQISVEFANGYMLDTDVAATDLVLAAGSVLKAGTVIGDGSDLTSAITIEEIDGTTGVITAGSGSVLIGKIDLAANTDIFGKATLSATVDATGDDDVIGAGSVLEVGSDLTVDADGSGITFTSGTIFSQQDYEGLLAAVDAATGGDANASYTGGAYTVLSDGSYQLTENLEITAAAGAGAVAVEHDFANEVVVGSNMTTLDDVTLKLAVGSVLHTDSVIESSALELSRLEVDGASMDIVAGSELATGTIMGAGSEFDDDDDQFVLASDAVVGPNFTLASDTTNSDVAAGSTLTLANSFTLEDGAYTLAAQGEQMTLAQGSRLNTDSEIADGSTLGGTATLLSDAQVRGDGMIVAKGSELNTGSVIKAGTTMTFDLYDGGELVAAAGTVLDNDFVVGADKLTIERNISLAADSVITAHSTLAPSGVLADVAAGEMGDTVLARLSDVDVTSQEGAQQAIAIADAALKSLNKVRADLGSVQNQLTSTISNISVTRVNITAAESGIRDVDFAEEAANFSKFQVLNQAGSFAMAQANATAQNVLSLLQG